A single Bacteroidales bacterium DNA region contains:
- a CDS encoding DAK2 domain-containing protein, translated as MNELTIGTFKLMIRNASLRIKERESEFSELDAVIGDGDHGTAMVAAMNAIVEAAEKGTEFKTMLNDMGFNVMMQTSGSTSTLLGAFLLGMSDHSAGTSLDAGAVKEMFAGGLKNIQTQTQAKKGDKTMMDALIPAVEAMQETQSEDIARIIDAGAKAAQTGAGSTIALKANFGRARNYGERSIGFADSGATSWACMFSAFAEAVNN; from the coding sequence ATGAATGAGTTGACCATAGGCACTTTTAAGCTGATGATACGAAATGCCAGTCTCCGTATCAAGGAAAGGGAAAGTGAATTCTCCGAACTGGATGCGGTGATTGGCGACGGCGACCATGGTACCGCTATGGTTGCCGCTATGAATGCGATCGTCGAAGCGGCTGAAAAGGGAACAGAATTTAAAACCATGTTGAACGACATGGGATTCAACGTCATGATGCAGACCAGCGGATCTACCAGTACATTGCTGGGCGCTTTCCTGTTAGGAATGAGCGATCATAGTGCCGGAACATCATTGGATGCGGGGGCTGTGAAAGAGATGTTTGCCGGAGGATTGAAAAATATTCAGACCCAAACGCAGGCGAAGAAGGGCGATAAGACGATGATGGATGCCCTGATCCCGGCCGTAGAAGCGATGCAGGAGACACAATCGGAAGATATCGCCCGGATCATCGATGCGGGAGCAAAAGCCGCTCAAACCGGCGCCGGGTCGACCATAGCTCTGAAAGCCAATTTCGGACGCGCACGTAATTACGGAGAACGTTCCATTGGTTTTGCCGATTCCGGGGCGACCTCATGGGCTTGTATGTTCAGCGCATTTGCAGAAGCAGTTAATAATTGA